One Polynucleobacter sp. MWH-Spelu-300-X4 genomic window carries:
- the nth gene encoding endonuclease III, producing MNPEKRRAFFEALKSNNPHPTTELEYSTPFELLAAVLLSAQATDVSVNKGTRRLYPIANTPEKIYALGEEGLIPYIQHIGLYKTKAKHLIETCRLLIERHGSQVPEDRDALEALPGVGRKTANVILNTAFGHPTMAVDTHIFRVSNRTGLAPGKDVLAVEMALLKRVPKEYLIDAHHWLILHGRYTCKARKPDCAKCIVEPLCAFKEKNFSE from the coding sequence ATGAATCCTGAAAAACGGCGCGCATTTTTTGAGGCGCTCAAGAGTAATAACCCTCATCCTACAACCGAGTTGGAATACTCAACACCATTTGAGTTGCTAGCTGCAGTTTTGTTATCTGCTCAAGCAACAGATGTTTCAGTTAATAAGGGAACGAGACGTTTATATCCCATCGCTAATACGCCTGAAAAAATTTATGCTTTGGGTGAAGAGGGATTAATTCCTTATATCCAGCATATTGGTTTATATAAAACCAAAGCCAAACATTTAATTGAAACTTGTCGTTTGTTAATTGAGCGACATGGTAGTCAAGTTCCTGAAGATAGAGATGCCTTGGAGGCGCTACCTGGTGTGGGTAGGAAAACAGCCAATGTTATTTTAAATACAGCATTTGGTCATCCAACAATGGCAGTTGATACCCATATTTTTAGAGTGTCTAATCGCACGGGCTTGGCTCCTGGTAAAGATGTATTGGCTGTTGAGATGGCATTGTTAAAACGTGTGCCAAAAGAATATTTGATCGATGCGCACCATTGGTTAATTTTGCATGGTCGTTACACTTGCAAAGCTAGGAAACCTGATTGCGCCAAGTGTATTGTTGAACCTTTATGTGCGTTTAAAGAAAAGAATTTTTCAGAATGA
- a CDS encoding DUF1841 family protein has product MSLFNPSREEVRQFFCEAWAKHQNAGVLTPMESIAARWMVEHPEYHSILNHLEDAQSQDYTPEKGETNPFLHLSMHMSISEQVQIDQPPGIRDVSRQLMTKLDSEHEAQHRIMECLGEVLWTAQRQGTPPDMQAYVELIKHLL; this is encoded by the coding sequence ATGAGTTTATTTAATCCAAGCCGAGAGGAAGTGCGTCAGTTTTTTTGTGAAGCATGGGCTAAGCATCAGAATGCTGGTGTATTAACACCTATGGAATCAATCGCGGCTCGCTGGATGGTGGAGCATCCTGAGTACCATTCAATACTGAATCATCTCGAAGACGCTCAATCTCAAGATTACACACCAGAGAAAGGTGAGACAAATCCTTTCTTGCATTTATCCATGCACATGTCTATTAGTGAACAGGTGCAGATTGATCAGCCTCCAGGTATTCGTGATGTTAGCCGTCAGCTTATGACGAAGCTAGATTCAGAACATGAGGCTCAGCATCGCATCATGGAGTGTTTAGGTGAGGTGCTTTGGACCGCGCAACGTCAAGGTACGCCACCTGACATGCAAGCTTATGTTGAGTTAATTAAGCACTTGCTTTAA
- the rsxB gene encoding electron transport complex subunit RsxB — protein sequence MPKSIDGPNDLFDRLYDALPQTQCTKCGYPDCQAYAKAMAHGEASHNQCPPGGAEGVARLSKILNKPIIPINPDNGEERTRAVAFIDPKACIGCTLCIQACPVDAIVGASKQMHVVLNDWCTGCDLCIPPCPVDCITMIPVTKETGWAAWSQEAADLSRQRYNSRNVRLLREEADNDKRLAAKAEKKLKALDIDNAQSDAEKLEIERKKAIIAAAMARAREKQQTQKLESEEPND from the coding sequence ATGCCTAAATCGATAGACGGTCCTAATGACCTGTTTGACCGTCTATACGATGCATTACCTCAAACGCAATGCACCAAGTGTGGCTATCCTGATTGCCAAGCCTACGCTAAAGCTATGGCTCATGGTGAGGCTAGCCACAATCAATGCCCACCAGGTGGCGCAGAAGGTGTTGCCCGCTTAAGCAAAATTTTAAATAAACCCATTATTCCGATTAATCCGGACAATGGGGAAGAACGCACCCGTGCAGTTGCCTTTATTGATCCCAAAGCCTGCATTGGCTGTACTTTATGTATTCAAGCTTGCCCTGTTGATGCCATTGTTGGCGCGTCTAAGCAAATGCACGTGGTTTTAAATGACTGGTGTACCGGTTGCGACCTTTGCATCCCCCCCTGCCCTGTAGATTGCATCACGATGATTCCAGTGACGAAAGAAACTGGTTGGGCTGCATGGAGTCAAGAAGCCGCTGATTTATCTCGTCAACGTTACAACAGTAGAAACGTCCGTTTGCTTCGTGAAGAAGCAGATAACGATAAACGCTTAGCAGCTAAAGCTGAGAAGAAATTAAAAGCCTTGGACATTGATAACGCTCAAAGCGATGCCGAGAAATTAGAAATAGAACGAAAGAAAGCCATCATTGCAGCAGCAATGGCTAGAGCAAGAGAAAAACAACAAACTCAAAAGTTGGAATCAGAAGAACCCAACGATTAA
- the phaZ gene encoding polyhydroxyalkanoate depolymerase, producing MLYQYQEFQKALLQPLTAWAQATAKTFVNPTNPLSLLPAATRIAAGYELLYRLGKEYEKPEFGIKNVVAHGKTVAINEFTIVNKPFCKLVRFKRFSDDAATIKKLKQDPVVLIVAPLSGHHSTLLRDTVRTLLQDHKVYITDWVDARLVPLEDGTFHLDDYVHYVQDFIRAIGAKDLNLVSVCQPTVPVLAAVSLMASNGEVTPRTMTMMGGPIDARKSPTMVNSTATNKSFEWFENNVIYTVPPPHAGAGRRVYPGFLQHAGFVAMNPDRHLQSHWDYFQDLVRGDKGDSQAHIEFYDEYNAVLDMDAAYYLETIKTVFQDFSLPTGKWNVGGKLVKPQDITGTALLTVEGELDDISGSGQTRAAHGLCKNIPENKKHHYEAKGAGHYGIFSGRRWREMVYPEISAFIRKHAAKGSSGSATARAQAITKKASVKKVATKVASKKPAAKRATAKKHA from the coding sequence ATGCTGTATCAATATCAAGAGTTTCAAAAAGCCCTTTTACAACCCTTAACGGCTTGGGCTCAAGCTACAGCTAAAACCTTTGTTAACCCAACTAACCCATTATCTTTATTGCCAGCCGCCACACGTATTGCCGCTGGATATGAATTGCTCTATCGCCTAGGCAAAGAGTATGAAAAGCCAGAGTTTGGCATCAAGAATGTCGTTGCTCATGGCAAAACAGTCGCTATCAATGAATTTACAATCGTCAATAAGCCATTTTGCAAGCTTGTACGCTTCAAACGCTTTTCCGATGATGCGGCTACGATTAAAAAATTAAAGCAAGACCCTGTTGTTTTGATTGTGGCGCCTTTATCAGGTCATCATTCAACGCTATTACGCGATACAGTTCGCACCCTATTGCAAGACCATAAGGTCTATATCACTGATTGGGTAGATGCACGCTTAGTCCCTCTTGAGGATGGCACATTCCATTTAGATGACTATGTACATTATGTGCAAGACTTCATTCGCGCTATTGGCGCAAAAGATTTGAACTTGGTGTCTGTTTGCCAACCAACAGTTCCAGTATTGGCAGCTGTATCGTTAATGGCATCCAATGGCGAAGTAACACCAAGAACCATGACGATGATGGGTGGCCCTATTGATGCGCGCAAGAGCCCAACGATGGTCAACTCAACTGCCACAAATAAATCATTTGAGTGGTTTGAAAATAATGTGATTTACACAGTACCGCCTCCTCATGCTGGTGCTGGTCGCCGCGTTTATCCAGGCTTCTTACAACATGCTGGTTTCGTTGCCATGAACCCAGATCGCCATTTGCAATCACACTGGGATTATTTCCAAGATTTGGTGCGTGGTGACAAAGGTGATTCACAAGCTCACATTGAGTTCTATGATGAATACAACGCTGTTCTAGATATGGATGCAGCGTATTACCTAGAAACAATCAAGACTGTATTCCAAGACTTCTCCTTACCAACAGGTAAATGGAATGTTGGAGGCAAGTTAGTCAAGCCACAAGACATCACAGGCACTGCCCTTCTAACTGTAGAAGGCGAACTTGATGATATTTCCGGCAGCGGTCAAACTCGCGCAGCTCACGGCCTTTGCAAAAATATTCCTGAAAACAAAAAGCATCACTACGAAGCAAAAGGTGCTGGTCACTACGGCATTTTCTCTGGCCGTCGTTGGCGCGAAATGGTTTACCCAGAAATTAGCGCATTTATTCGTAAACATGCTGCAAAAGGCTCGTCTGGTTCAGCGACTGCAAGAGCTCAAGCTATTACCAAGAAAGCTAGCGTAAAAAAAGTGGCCACTAAAGTAGCAAGTAAAAAACCTGCTGCTAAAAGAGCTACGGCTAAAAAGCATGCCTAA
- a CDS encoding amino acid aminotransferase, whose product MSLFSNVELAPRDPILGLNEAYNADSRTTKVNLGVGVYFTDDGKIPLLRAVQAAEKSMMEKPSPRGYLAIEGIAAYNQGVQNLLFGKDSALLAAGRVVTAQAVGGTGALKIGADFIKRLVPQGTVAISDPSWENHRALFEAAGFPVVNYTYYDPNTRGVNFDGMVKSLEALPAKTTVVLHACCHNPTGADLSIDQWKKVVEICKAKDLIPFLDMAYQGFAEGIEQDGAAVRLFSESGLSFFVSSSFSKSFSLYGERVGALSIVTENKDEATRVMSQLKRVIRTNYSNPATHGGAVVATVLNSPELRAMWEQELGEMRDRIKLMRNTLVTKLAEAGAKRDFGFVNAQRGMFSYSGLSADQVERLKTEFGIYAVSTGRICVAALNSKNIDVVAKAISSVI is encoded by the coding sequence ATGAGCCTCTTTTCAAACGTTGAACTTGCACCCCGCGATCCTATCCTTGGCCTTAACGAAGCCTATAACGCTGATAGCCGTACAACCAAAGTAAACCTTGGTGTTGGCGTCTATTTCACTGATGACGGAAAGATTCCGTTGCTACGTGCCGTACAGGCCGCAGAGAAGTCCATGATGGAAAAACCATCGCCACGTGGCTACCTAGCCATCGAAGGTATCGCCGCGTATAACCAAGGCGTACAAAATTTACTATTTGGCAAAGATTCTGCCCTTTTAGCAGCCGGTCGAGTAGTTACTGCTCAAGCTGTGGGTGGCACTGGGGCTTTAAAAATTGGCGCTGACTTTATTAAGCGCTTAGTCCCACAGGGCACCGTAGCTATTAGTGACCCAAGTTGGGAAAACCATCGCGCCCTTTTCGAAGCCGCAGGTTTCCCTGTTGTGAACTACACCTACTACGACCCGAATACACGTGGCGTGAATTTCGACGGCATGGTGAAGTCTTTAGAAGCCCTACCAGCCAAAACAACGGTTGTATTACATGCTTGTTGCCACAATCCAACTGGCGCCGACCTTTCCATTGATCAATGGAAAAAAGTGGTTGAAATTTGCAAAGCTAAAGATTTGATCCCGTTCTTGGATATGGCATATCAAGGTTTTGCTGAAGGCATTGAGCAAGATGGTGCAGCGGTTCGTCTTTTCTCAGAATCAGGTTTATCGTTCTTTGTTTCCAGCTCATTCTCTAAATCATTCTCACTCTACGGTGAGCGCGTAGGAGCCTTATCGATTGTTACTGAAAACAAAGATGAAGCAACTCGCGTGATGTCTCAGTTAAAACGTGTTATTCGCACGAACTACTCGAACCCAGCTACTCATGGTGGCGCTGTTGTAGCCACCGTTCTTAATAGCCCTGAATTACGTGCCATGTGGGAACAAGAACTTGGTGAGATGAGAGACCGCATCAAATTAATGCGTAACACGCTTGTCACAAAACTAGCTGAAGCAGGTGCTAAACGTGATTTTGGCTTCGTTAACGCTCAGAGAGGCATGTTCTCCTACTCTGGCCTTAGCGCAGACCAAGTAGAACGCTTAAAAACCGAGTTTGGCATTTATGCAGTATCTACAGGCCGTATCTGCGTGGCAGCACTCAATAGCAAGAATATTGACGTCGTTGCCAAAGCCATTTCATCAGTAATTTAA
- the uvrB gene encoding excinuclease ABC subunit UvrB, with product MPKKLENSSSEPAENVIRFPGSPFLLHQPFPPAGDQPEAIAGLVEGVEDGLIFQTLLGVTGSGKTYTMANTIARMGRPAIIFAPNKTLAAQLYSEFREFFPQNAVEYFVSYYDYYQPEAYVPTRDLFIEKDSSINEHIEQMRLSATKSLLERRDTIIVATVSAIYGIGNPGDYHQMVLTIRQGDKISQRDVVARLIAMQYDRNDVDFSRGSFRVRGDTIDVFPAEHNELAVRIDLFDDTVDSLQFFDPLTGRIRQKIPRFTIYPSSHYVTPRETVLRAIETIKTELRERLDFFVKEGKLVEAQRLEQRTRFDLEMLSELGFCKGIENYSRHLSGAKAGEAPPTLVDYLPPDALMFLDESHVLIGQLNGMYNGDRARKSTLVEFGFRLPSAMDNRPLKFEEFEKKMRQVVFVSATPADYENAHADKVVEQVVRPTGLVDPVIHVRPAATQVDDVISEIHERIKVGERVLVTTLTKRMSEQLTEFMSDNGIKVRYLHSDIDTVERVEILRDLRLGVFDVLIGINLLREGLDIPEVSLVAILDADKEGFLRSERSLIQTIGRAARNVNGTAILYADKMTDSMKRAIGETERRRQKQVEFNKLHGIEPKGVKKRIKDIIDGVYDVDEKRQELRVEQEKARYEDMSEKQLAKEIKQLEKMMVDHAKNLEFEKAAQARDQLLKLKAMVFGAELHDNVQLNGN from the coding sequence ATGCCTAAAAAATTAGAAAATTCCAGTTCGGAACCCGCTGAAAATGTAATTCGTTTTCCTGGATCCCCGTTTTTGCTACATCAACCTTTCCCGCCTGCTGGAGACCAGCCAGAGGCTATTGCAGGCTTGGTGGAGGGGGTTGAAGACGGGTTGATATTCCAGACGTTATTAGGGGTAACAGGCTCCGGCAAGACCTATACGATGGCTAATACGATTGCTCGAATGGGGCGGCCCGCCATTATTTTTGCCCCGAATAAAACTTTAGCCGCACAGTTATATAGCGAATTTAGAGAATTTTTCCCTCAAAATGCGGTGGAGTACTTCGTGAGTTACTACGATTACTATCAACCTGAGGCTTATGTGCCTACGAGGGATCTCTTTATTGAGAAAGACTCTTCAATTAATGAGCATATTGAGCAGATGCGTTTGTCGGCCACTAAAAGTCTTTTAGAGCGTCGCGACACCATCATCGTAGCAACTGTATCGGCCATTTACGGTATTGGTAACCCTGGTGATTACCATCAAATGGTTTTAACGATTCGCCAAGGTGACAAAATCAGCCAACGCGATGTGGTGGCTCGTTTAATAGCGATGCAATACGATCGTAATGATGTAGATTTTTCGCGTGGTAGTTTTAGGGTTCGAGGCGATACGATTGATGTTTTCCCTGCTGAACATAATGAGCTGGCTGTGCGTATTGATTTATTCGATGACACAGTTGATAGCCTGCAATTTTTTGACCCTTTAACAGGGCGTATTCGTCAAAAAATACCTCGTTTCACGATTTACCCAAGTTCGCATTATGTGACGCCACGAGAAACAGTGTTGCGTGCAATTGAAACAATTAAAACTGAATTGCGTGAAAGATTGGACTTCTTTGTTAAAGAGGGAAAGTTAGTTGAAGCGCAGCGTTTAGAGCAACGCACAAGATTTGATTTGGAGATGTTGTCTGAATTAGGTTTCTGTAAAGGGATTGAAAACTATTCGAGACATTTATCTGGGGCTAAGGCAGGAGAGGCTCCGCCAACCTTGGTTGATTATTTGCCACCGGATGCTTTGATGTTCTTGGATGAAAGCCATGTGTTGATTGGTCAACTAAATGGCATGTATAACGGTGACCGAGCGCGTAAATCAACCTTGGTAGAGTTTGGTTTTAGATTGCCGTCAGCAATGGATAATCGACCGCTCAAATTTGAAGAGTTTGAGAAAAAAATGAGGCAAGTGGTATTTGTGTCAGCAACCCCAGCTGATTATGAAAATGCCCATGCAGACAAGGTGGTTGAGCAGGTGGTAAGACCTACGGGCTTGGTGGATCCTGTGATACATGTTAGACCTGCTGCAACACAAGTGGATGACGTGATTTCTGAAATACATGAGCGCATCAAGGTGGGTGAAAGAGTTTTGGTCACGACATTGACGAAGCGTATGTCAGAACAGTTAACAGAGTTCATGTCTGATAATGGGATTAAGGTTCGTTATTTACATTCAGATATCGATACGGTCGAGCGCGTTGAAATTTTGCGTGATTTGCGTTTGGGCGTTTTTGATGTGTTGATTGGTATCAACTTGTTAAGAGAAGGTTTGGATATTCCAGAGGTATCTCTGGTCGCTATTTTGGATGCTGACAAAGAGGGGTTTTTGCGTTCGGAGCGCAGCTTGATTCAAACGATTGGCCGCGCTGCTCGTAACGTGAATGGTACGGCGATTTTGTATGCTGACAAAATGACGGATTCAATGAAGCGGGCGATTGGTGAAACGGAGCGTCGTCGCCAAAAGCAAGTTGAATTTAATAAATTGCACGGTATTGAACCTAAGGGTGTTAAAAAGCGGATTAAAGATATTATTGATGGCGTGTACGATGTAGATGAGAAGCGCCAAGAGTTACGAGTTGAGCAAGAGAAGGCTCGCTATGAAGATATGAGCGAGAAGCAGCTGGCTAAAGAAATTAAACAGCTTGAAAAGATGATGGTTGATCATGCTAAAAATCTTGAGTTTGAAAAAGCGGCTCAGGCAAGAGATCAATTATTGAAATTAAAGGCAATGGTTTTTGGTGCTGAGTTGCACGACAACGTTCAATTAAATGGAAATTAA
- a CDS encoding site-specific recombinase, with protein sequence MEIKWMLGFKDISRLWRRWKDSRNASLALDSLLVIPEVHADLADRNRWLVEVAYWLRQPNKDDVEGVVEASHPEHVRLRALLKFLDGRPDAKLQIARVLRSILKDNDALSLLCDTGVATRPNFWGEMSERIRNKFIAPPPNKPELAVLFALGFVGEHDASWVHDLDQDLLKAIHGLVHYQELEGEGNHLFDDLSEAIHILISYIGAAGLSYSVRSRLRDVSGQHSPFYKLAKLAEEILRDEPRLQDAAYQTCLKDFKVVIDSCYVACDDVYNHLDENGVSVDTVFQVETMRLRLARVELLLKSWLERENIKNYAYLTADLIMTVQGHRSVKRLAEQSFALLSRKVVERSAETGEHYIASTREEYFSILKKSLGGGAVVAGTVYLKFLITNLNLARFFENVFLTVNYAGSFLLIQFANFTLATKQPAMTAPALAQLLDHVKSKEGLDAFVDRSIYLIRSQAASVFGNLAMVVPAAVLIQVAIMFIIGTPSMSSVKAQAVLQTVSPFSGALIFAAFTGVLLWLSSLIAGLVDNWFVLHHMQDVIRYNRRLNIVFGEVRASRWSIWWRENIAIVAANVSLGVLLVLGPSLMISLGFGLDVRHVTLSAGSFAAAATALGWKVFLTAGFWLGIVGVLLIGVINVLVSFSLAFHMALRSRDLPELDRLRLYLALRDRIKGNVRGVILPGNSLK encoded by the coding sequence ATGGAAATTAAGTGGATGCTAGGTTTTAAAGATATCAGTCGCTTATGGCGCCGTTGGAAAGATTCAAGAAATGCCTCGTTGGCATTGGATAGTCTATTGGTTATCCCTGAGGTTCATGCAGACCTTGCCGATCGCAATCGTTGGTTGGTGGAGGTTGCTTATTGGTTAAGGCAGCCTAATAAGGATGATGTTGAAGGCGTTGTTGAGGCTTCGCATCCTGAGCATGTGCGTTTAAGGGCTTTGCTGAAGTTTTTGGATGGCCGTCCTGATGCCAAGCTTCAAATTGCTAGGGTGTTAAGAAGTATTTTGAAAGACAACGATGCTTTGTCTTTGTTGTGCGATACCGGTGTGGCTACGAGACCCAATTTTTGGGGCGAAATGAGTGAGCGCATTAGAAATAAATTTATTGCGCCGCCGCCTAACAAGCCTGAGCTAGCAGTTCTATTCGCTTTGGGTTTTGTTGGAGAACATGATGCTTCATGGGTCCATGATTTGGATCAAGATTTGTTAAAGGCTATTCATGGCTTAGTCCACTATCAAGAGCTTGAGGGTGAGGGAAATCATTTGTTTGATGATTTATCCGAAGCCATTCATATTTTGATTAGTTACATTGGCGCAGCTGGTCTTAGTTATTCTGTGAGATCTAGGTTACGTGATGTGAGTGGTCAGCATTCACCTTTCTATAAATTAGCAAAATTAGCTGAAGAAATATTAAGGGATGAGCCGCGGTTACAAGATGCTGCTTATCAGACTTGCTTGAAAGATTTCAAGGTGGTGATTGATAGCTGTTATGTTGCTTGTGATGATGTTTATAACCATCTTGATGAAAACGGAGTTTCCGTTGATACGGTTTTCCAAGTTGAGACAATGCGCCTGCGTTTAGCGCGTGTCGAGTTATTGCTGAAGTCTTGGTTAGAGCGCGAGAATATTAAAAATTATGCATATTTAACCGCTGATTTGATTATGACTGTTCAGGGTCATCGAAGTGTGAAGCGTTTAGCTGAGCAATCATTTGCTTTGTTGTCTCGTAAGGTGGTGGAGCGTAGTGCGGAGACTGGTGAGCACTACATTGCAAGTACGCGCGAAGAGTATTTTTCAATTCTAAAAAAATCATTAGGCGGTGGTGCCGTTGTTGCAGGAACGGTGTATTTGAAATTTTTAATTACCAACCTCAACTTAGCTAGGTTTTTTGAAAATGTGTTTTTAACGGTTAACTATGCGGGAAGTTTTTTGCTGATTCAGTTTGCTAATTTCACTTTGGCAACTAAGCAACCTGCAATGACTGCGCCTGCTTTAGCGCAATTGTTAGATCATGTTAAAAGTAAAGAAGGTTTAGATGCCTTTGTGGACCGTTCTATTTACTTAATTAGATCGCAAGCCGCTTCTGTATTTGGTAATTTGGCGATGGTTGTGCCTGCTGCTGTTTTAATTCAAGTGGCCATTATGTTCATTATTGGTACCCCAAGCATGAGTTCTGTGAAGGCTCAAGCTGTTTTGCAGACAGTCTCGCCATTCAGTGGTGCTTTGATTTTTGCAGCGTTTACTGGTGTATTGCTTTGGCTATCTAGTTTGATTGCGGGATTGGTGGATAACTGGTTTGTTTTGCATCACATGCAAGATGTGATTCGTTATAACCGTCGTTTAAATATCGTTTTCGGTGAGGTGAGGGCTTCTCGTTGGTCAATTTGGTGGCGCGAGAATATTGCCATCGTGGCAGCTAATGTTTCTTTGGGTGTGTTGTTGGTGTTGGGCCCATCGTTAATGATTTCTTTAGGTTTTGGTTTGGATGTGCGCCATGTCACCTTATCTGCGGGTTCATTCGCTGCTGCAGCCACGGCTCTTGGTTGGAAGGTATTTTTAACGGCAGGCTTTTGGTTGGGTATTGTCGGGGTTTTGTTAATTGGGGTTATTAATGTCCTAGTTAGTTTTTCTTTAGCCTTTCATATGGCTTTGAGATCAAGGGATTTGCCTGAGTTGGATCGTTTGAGGTTATATCTTGCTCTTAGAGATAGGATTAAGGGCAATGTCAGAGGGGTTATTCTTCCAGGTAACTCATTGAAATAA
- the iscR gene encoding Fe-S cluster assembly transcriptional regulator IscR: protein MRLTTKGRFAVTAMIDLALRESQGPVTLAGISQRQNISLSYLEQLFGKLRRFDIVESTRGPGGGYTLARRPQEVTVADIIIAVDEPLDATQCGGKGNCHGEDQSKGRCMTHDLWTNLNQKMVEYLSSVSLADLMKQQEGRVVMQDLRTSKAKMDAPQKPHKAVVEAAKKEPETKKPLANSVFTFAQQIN from the coding sequence ATGAGACTGACAACTAAAGGACGTTTTGCTGTAACTGCAATGATTGATTTGGCTTTGCGTGAGTCGCAGGGGCCCGTGACTTTGGCTGGTATTAGCCAAAGGCAGAATATTTCTCTTTCTTATTTAGAACAACTATTTGGTAAGTTGCGTCGCTTCGATATTGTTGAAAGCACACGTGGTCCTGGTGGCGGCTATACCCTAGCGAGAAGACCACAAGAAGTGACTGTAGCCGACATCATTATTGCTGTGGATGAACCTTTGGATGCAACTCAATGTGGTGGCAAAGGTAATTGTCACGGCGAAGATCAAAGCAAAGGTCGTTGTATGACGCATGACCTATGGACTAACTTGAATCAGAAGATGGTCGAGTATCTAAGTTCTGTGAGTTTGGCTGATTTGATGAAGCAGCAAGAGGGGCGTGTGGTCATGCAAGATTTGAGGACTTCTAAAGCAAAAATGGATGCGCCTCAAAAGCCACATAAAGCAGTCGTTGAAGCGGCCAAGAAAGAGCCTGAAACGAAGAAGCCTTTGGCTAACTCAGTGTTTACTTTTGCTCAGCAAATTAATTGA
- a CDS encoding IscS subfamily cysteine desulfurase: protein MFSPEHFPIYMDYSATTPVDPRVVDVMIPYLREQFGNPASRSHAYGWSAEEAVENARSEVAKLVNADPREIVWTSGATESNNLALKGAAHFYKEKGKHLITVKTEHKAVLDTCRELEREGYEVTYLDVLPNGLIDFEVLKAAVRPDTILISVMFVNNEIGVIQDIPRIGEFCREKGIIFHVDAAQATGKVVIDLQTMKVDLMSFSAHKTYGPKGVGALYVRRKPRVRIEAQMHGGGHERGMRSGTLAPHQIAGMGECFRIAREEMQVENERIRMLRDRLWNGLNQIEEVYLNGDMDSRVPHNLNISFNYVEGESMIMALKDIAVSSGSACTSASLEPSYVLRSLGRNDELAHSSIRFTIGRFTTEEDVDFTIDLVKSKIAKLRELSPLWEMYKDGVDLSTIQWAAH from the coding sequence ATGTTTAGCCCAGAGCATTTCCCTATTTATATGGATTACTCTGCGACTACGCCTGTGGACCCGCGAGTTGTGGATGTGATGATTCCTTATTTACGTGAGCAATTTGGTAACCCTGCGTCACGTAGTCATGCGTATGGATGGAGTGCTGAGGAGGCAGTTGAAAATGCACGTTCTGAAGTAGCTAAGTTGGTTAATGCAGATCCTAGAGAAATTGTTTGGACTTCTGGTGCAACCGAGAGCAATAACTTGGCATTGAAGGGCGCAGCGCATTTTTACAAAGAAAAAGGCAAGCATCTTATTACCGTGAAAACTGAGCACAAGGCTGTTTTGGATACTTGCCGTGAGCTTGAGCGTGAGGGTTACGAAGTAACTTATTTGGATGTTTTGCCAAATGGGTTAATTGACTTTGAGGTATTAAAGGCAGCAGTTCGCCCAGACACTATTTTAATTTCTGTGATGTTTGTTAATAATGAAATTGGTGTTATTCAAGACATTCCTCGCATTGGTGAGTTTTGTCGTGAGAAGGGCATTATTTTCCATGTGGATGCTGCTCAAGCAACGGGTAAGGTGGTTATTGACCTTCAAACAATGAAGGTTGATCTAATGAGTTTCTCTGCGCACAAAACATATGGCCCTAAAGGTGTTGGTGCCTTGTATGTAAGACGTAAACCACGTGTGCGTATTGAGGCTCAGATGCATGGCGGTGGTCATGAGCGCGGCATGCGCTCTGGAACATTGGCGCCACACCAAATCGCTGGTATGGGTGAGTGTTTCAGAATTGCTAGAGAAGAAATGCAAGTTGAGAATGAGCGTATCCGTATGTTGCGCGATCGTTTATGGAATGGCCTCAATCAAATTGAAGAGGTTTATCTCAACGGTGATATGGATAGTAGGGTTCCACATAACTTGAACATTAGTTTTAATTATGTGGAAGGTGAGTCGATGATCATGGCGTTAAAAGATATCGCTGTATCAAGTGGTTCAGCATGTACATCTGCTTCATTAGAGCCTTCTTATGTGTTGCGATCATTGGGGCGTAATGATGAATTGGCGCATAGCTCGATTCGTTTCACAATTGGTCGCTTTACAACTGAAGAAGATGTTGATTTCACAATTGATTTAGTCAAGAGCAAGATTGCTAAGTTAAGAGAATTATCTCCATTGTGGGAAATGTATAAAGATGGCGTTGATTTAAGTACGATTCAGTGGGCAGCCCACTAA
- the iscU gene encoding Fe-S cluster assembly scaffold IscU has protein sequence MAYSDKVIEHYENPRNVGSFEKGDDHVGTGMVGAPACGDVMKLQIRVNDQGVIEDAKFKTYGCGSAIASSSLVTEWVKGKTLDQALEIKNSQIAEELALPPVKIHCSILAEDAIKAAVKDYKEKHAK, from the coding sequence ATGGCTTATAGCGATAAAGTAATTGAGCATTATGAAAATCCACGCAATGTAGGTTCCTTTGAAAAAGGGGATGATCATGTGGGTACAGGTATGGTAGGTGCACCCGCTTGTGGCGACGTTATGAAATTACAAATTCGTGTTAACGATCAAGGTGTGATTGAAGACGCTAAATTTAAAACTTATGGTTGCGGCTCAGCGATTGCTTCATCTTCTTTGGTAACGGAGTGGGTGAAAGGCAAGACTTTGGATCAGGCCCTTGAGATTAAGAACTCTCAAATTGCAGAAGAGTTGGCTTTGCCTCCAGTAAAGATTCACTGTTCTATTTTGGCTGAAGATGCTATTAAAGCAGCTGTTAAAGATTACAAAGAAAAACACGCTAAATAA